From the genome of Amycolatopsis sp. NBC_01488, one region includes:
- a CDS encoding DEAD/DEAH box helicase codes for MGRGNVEFERQAQILRFWRAVEYFSPPKVDPVDPKKGIRAVMHGRRLPWEPGALGQARNNCTWRHTVYAGIFDVGKVREVLQNVLRAPDAEQDLDGRFRGQSALLSFAVDSDGRLLKGSITLSSCAWAVSRTLVPGPDKDSWLTGFEADQDRLLDYLFEIGDGKIAVKPGGGRASRLIAGTAARVALDVVTGGIASLPAVLGAVAAPAVGPIAAKVVEKVGDALAKDVNDTISTAVKEKKEKRKEGKKENDGEGADESERASAAVGTKVLTVDDLAAITRWVAETLSVADALEPDAIRVKSYQVSLKSVDDVSTDDFLNSFYADDLERVAGAVAGGDGGGALTAYLRAEESIDVAGRIDLRKSPQVMLRSLQPTSMPLGRWPAEPDRPLTLSQQFSINEIFNGLKAPEARGLYAVNGPPGTGKTTMLRDMIAALVVERALRLAKLETARDAFANSSKDWIAEVGSKGYPRNVFPLRPELTGFEIVVASSNNGAVENITLEVPAAKTVDFESFPDASYLADPATLSTGTPCWGAVAARLGRRDYRRDFVDRFWWGSAGQQKSQQKSPELLGLQELLKGIEDGAGGEALSWGEAVKKFNVAVDDVRRLARERQSVSELFARLAEPDATLRTLREQAGNARDRMRGLQADRRGLQRKAEDARARRGRVEIEVANAQKASASAHEDVKRAVVRVQAASAALRSHAASKPGLFRRLWSRHVLSDWQEGAKPLAEALSRADRLLSETEARDEEYEKLLTARQRDFRDATDTERQCWDRVTQCEKEIERAVTAVGASDSAVAAREAARRREMERLAEARRRWPSSVPGTEWLAEPGDRAAMEQREMSAPWMDEEFAAARSRVFLAALNLHQAVLTAEPRVCRRSLRAVVDVVSGDAPADLPAATVLAAWQLLFFFVPVVSTTFASMSRMFASLGREALGWLFIDEAGQAVPQAAVGALWRTRRAVVVGDPRQLEPVVTLPPSGQNRLCRHLGVDRQWAPHNGSVQSIADRLNRFGTWLPDPDGSEYTWVGSPLRVHRRCDRLMFEVSNKIAYDGMMVYGVPPRPGFDLLSQDTWLDVRARPTGSSKWNPVEGSYVVATLDTIEKRIAQQMESELAEAGTELPEWAANDQARKLELTRRITEAVFVVSPFREVVDNLRNEVGPRLLSGSNRLGTVHTTQGKEADIVLLVLGTAADQAGLRRWASQPPNLLNVAVTRARRRLVVVGDYRNWSKHVNFEVLAAYGGNGQDGLLKVVDLDGKSPGSWASGAGRAGQGRRTSNQSGPGAGL; via the coding sequence ATGGGACGCGGGAACGTCGAGTTCGAACGCCAAGCGCAGATCCTCCGCTTCTGGCGTGCCGTGGAATATTTCAGTCCGCCGAAGGTGGATCCTGTCGACCCGAAAAAGGGAATCCGTGCCGTTATGCACGGACGCAGGTTGCCGTGGGAGCCCGGTGCGCTGGGTCAGGCGAGGAACAACTGTACGTGGCGGCACACCGTGTACGCCGGGATCTTCGACGTGGGCAAAGTGCGTGAGGTACTCCAGAACGTCTTGCGCGCGCCTGATGCCGAACAAGATTTGGACGGCCGTTTCCGGGGCCAGAGTGCGTTGTTGAGCTTCGCGGTCGACAGCGACGGCCGCCTGCTCAAGGGCAGCATCACGCTGTCCTCCTGTGCCTGGGCGGTGAGCAGGACGTTGGTACCCGGTCCGGACAAGGATTCTTGGCTGACCGGATTCGAAGCGGACCAAGATCGGTTACTGGATTATCTCTTCGAGATCGGCGACGGGAAGATTGCCGTCAAGCCGGGGGGTGGACGAGCGTCGCGCCTGATCGCCGGCACGGCGGCGCGGGTCGCGTTGGACGTCGTGACTGGCGGTATCGCGTCGCTGCCGGCCGTGCTGGGCGCGGTGGCCGCACCGGCGGTCGGTCCGATCGCCGCGAAGGTGGTCGAGAAGGTGGGTGACGCGCTCGCCAAGGACGTCAACGACACGATCAGCACGGCGGTCAAGGAAAAGAAAGAAAAGCGGAAGGAGGGAAAAAAGGAGAACGACGGCGAGGGTGCCGACGAGTCGGAGCGTGCATCGGCCGCCGTCGGCACCAAGGTGCTCACAGTGGACGATCTGGCCGCGATCACCCGGTGGGTCGCCGAGACCCTGAGCGTGGCCGACGCGTTGGAGCCGGACGCGATCCGGGTCAAGAGCTATCAAGTTTCCCTGAAGTCCGTCGACGACGTGTCGACCGACGACTTCCTCAACAGTTTCTACGCCGACGATCTGGAGCGGGTGGCCGGTGCCGTCGCCGGCGGGGATGGCGGCGGGGCGCTGACCGCGTACTTGCGCGCCGAGGAATCCATCGACGTGGCCGGTCGCATCGATCTGCGCAAATCACCGCAGGTCATGCTGCGGTCCCTGCAGCCGACCTCGATGCCGTTGGGGCGCTGGCCGGCCGAGCCGGACCGTCCGTTGACCTTGAGCCAGCAGTTCTCCATCAACGAAATCTTCAACGGATTGAAGGCCCCGGAGGCGCGTGGGCTGTACGCGGTGAACGGCCCGCCGGGTACGGGTAAAACCACGATGCTGCGCGATATGATCGCCGCTTTGGTGGTCGAGCGCGCCCTGCGGCTGGCCAAACTCGAGACCGCGCGCGACGCATTCGCGAATTCGTCCAAGGACTGGATTGCCGAGGTCGGCTCCAAGGGTTACCCGCGGAATGTATTCCCGCTGCGCCCGGAGCTGACCGGCTTCGAGATCGTGGTCGCTTCCTCGAACAACGGCGCGGTGGAGAACATCACGCTCGAGGTGCCGGCCGCGAAAACCGTCGACTTCGAATCGTTCCCGGACGCCAGTTATCTCGCCGATCCCGCCACGTTGTCGACCGGTACGCCGTGCTGGGGCGCGGTTGCGGCCCGGTTGGGGCGGCGTGATTACCGGCGGGACTTTGTCGACCGGTTCTGGTGGGGGAGCGCCGGCCAGCAGAAGAGCCAGCAGAAGTCGCCGGAACTCCTCGGCCTGCAGGAGCTCCTCAAAGGCATCGAGGACGGCGCCGGCGGGGAGGCGCTCTCCTGGGGTGAGGCTGTCAAGAAGTTCAACGTCGCCGTCGACGACGTGCGACGGCTAGCCCGTGAGCGGCAGAGCGTCAGCGAGCTTTTCGCTCGGCTGGCGGAGCCCGACGCCACGCTGCGCACGTTGCGTGAACAGGCCGGTAACGCCCGCGATCGGATGCGAGGATTGCAAGCCGATCGCCGCGGCCTACAACGGAAAGCCGAGGACGCTCGGGCCCGGCGCGGTCGTGTCGAAATTGAGGTCGCGAACGCCCAGAAGGCGTCGGCGAGTGCGCACGAGGACGTGAAGCGGGCGGTTGTCCGCGTCCAGGCGGCCAGTGCCGCGCTGCGCAGCCACGCCGCGAGCAAGCCCGGTCTTTTCCGCCGGCTCTGGTCACGGCACGTCCTGAGCGACTGGCAAGAAGGCGCGAAACCATTGGCCGAAGCGCTCAGCCGGGCTGACCGGCTGCTGAGCGAAACCGAAGCACGCGATGAGGAATACGAGAAACTGCTTACGGCGCGGCAACGGGATTTCCGCGATGCCACCGACACGGAACGGCAGTGCTGGGACCGGGTCACGCAGTGCGAAAAGGAGATCGAGCGGGCGGTCACCGCGGTAGGTGCCAGCGACAGCGCCGTGGCGGCCCGGGAGGCAGCCCGCCGGCGTGAGATGGAGCGGCTCGCGGAGGCGCGTCGCCGATGGCCCAGTTCGGTACCGGGTACCGAATGGCTCGCCGAGCCCGGCGACCGGGCGGCGATGGAGCAGCGGGAAATGTCCGCGCCGTGGATGGACGAGGAGTTCGCCGCAGCCAGGTCCCGGGTCTTCCTCGCGGCGCTGAATCTGCATCAGGCGGTGCTGACGGCCGAGCCCCGCGTGTGCCGGCGCAGCCTGCGCGCGGTGGTCGACGTGGTGAGCGGTGACGCGCCGGCCGATCTCCCGGCCGCCACCGTCCTGGCCGCGTGGCAGCTGTTGTTCTTCTTCGTACCCGTCGTGTCGACGACGTTCGCGTCGATGTCGCGGATGTTCGCCTCACTGGGCCGCGAGGCACTCGGCTGGTTGTTCATCGACGAAGCCGGCCAAGCCGTACCGCAGGCGGCCGTCGGCGCTCTCTGGCGGACCCGGCGCGCGGTGGTGGTCGGCGATCCCCGGCAGCTCGAACCGGTCGTCACCCTGCCGCCGTCCGGCCAGAACCGCCTGTGCCGGCATCTCGGCGTCGATCGGCAATGGGCGCCGCACAACGGATCCGTGCAGTCGATCGCAGATCGGCTGAATCGCTTCGGGACCTGGCTGCCCGACCCCGACGGCTCGGAATACACGTGGGTCGGATCCCCCCTACGCGTCCACCGCAGATGCGACCGGCTCATGTTCGAGGTGTCCAACAAGATCGCCTACGACGGCATGATGGTGTACGGCGTACCACCACGCCCGGGGTTCGACCTCCTCAGCCAGGACACCTGGCTCGACGTCCGCGCCCGGCCCACCGGTTCGTCCAAGTGGAACCCTGTCGAGGGGAGCTACGTCGTGGCCACGCTGGACACCATCGAAAAACGGATCGCCCAGCAGATGGAGTCCGAGCTGGCGGAGGCCGGAACCGAGCTGCCGGAATGGGCGGCGAACGACCAGGCCCGGAAGCTGGAGCTCACCCGCCGGATCACGGAGGCGGTATTCGTCGTCAGCCCGTTCCGCGAAGTCGTCGACAACCTGCGGAACGAAGTCGGCCCACGGCTGCTGTCCGGATCGAACCGGCTGGGCACCGTCCACACGACACAGGGCAAGGAAGCGGACATCGTCCTCCTCGTCCTGGGCACGGCGGCCGATCAGGCCGGGTTGCGCAGGTGGGCATCACAACCACCCAACCTGCTAAACGTGGCCGTCACCCGAGCCCGGCGCCGGCTGGTCGTCGTCGGCGACTACAGGAACTGGTCCAAACACGTCAATTTCGAGGTGCTCGCCGCGTACGGTGGAAATGGCCAAGACGGTCTGCTCAAGGTCGTCGACCTCGACGGCAAGTCACCCGGTTCGTGGGCGTCTGGTGCGGGCCGAGCCGGTCAGGGCCGACGAACATCCAACCAGTCTGGTCCAGGCGCCGGCCTCTGA
- a CDS encoding tyrosine-type recombinase/integrase, with the protein MTDTTTNSADLEAARLLLSRLGVNPADLLKEPAHDSDREPVPTINEWIPVVAALVSPSTAASYGSYWKKAEAAWDGRRMDTITASEIKTQAEIVRRTARVRRNSRGGRNAAENFIAAVRCLYKHLVTDQRIDDRHNPAIRVTKPRRNPSTRRGLANDRLIELSDVVASTGNDPELDALICRLHVETACRRGGALALRLRDLDDKQCLILLREKGETERWQPVSPTLIRHLLAHAEERGDGDRNGQLLRYADGLPITKRRYDYIFNRVQNELDWAKAMGVTAHWLRHTTLTWVERRFGIGVARAYAGHADSGSDLTTTTYVKADITEVANALSALTGEPHPLAPT; encoded by the coding sequence ATGACCGACACCACCACGAACTCCGCCGACCTCGAAGCCGCCCGGCTGCTGCTCTCGCGCCTGGGCGTCAACCCCGCCGACCTCCTCAAAGAACCGGCCCACGACAGCGACCGTGAACCCGTCCCGACGATCAACGAATGGATCCCCGTCGTCGCCGCGCTCGTCTCGCCCAGCACCGCCGCCTCCTACGGCTCCTACTGGAAGAAAGCCGAAGCCGCCTGGGATGGCCGCCGGATGGACACCATCACCGCCAGCGAGATCAAGACCCAGGCCGAGATCGTCCGCCGCACCGCCCGGGTCCGGCGCAACTCCCGCGGCGGCCGCAACGCAGCCGAGAACTTCATCGCCGCCGTCCGCTGCCTCTACAAGCACCTGGTCACCGACCAGCGCATCGATGACCGCCACAACCCGGCCATCCGCGTCACCAAACCGCGCCGCAACCCCTCCACCCGGCGCGGCCTGGCCAACGACCGGCTCATCGAGCTCTCCGACGTCGTGGCCAGCACCGGCAACGACCCGGAACTCGACGCGCTGATCTGCCGCCTGCACGTCGAGACCGCCTGCCGCCGCGGCGGCGCACTGGCCTTACGGCTCCGCGACCTCGACGACAAACAGTGCCTGATCCTGCTGCGGGAGAAGGGCGAGACCGAACGCTGGCAGCCCGTTTCACCGACACTGATACGCCATCTCCTGGCGCACGCCGAGGAACGGGGTGACGGCGACCGCAATGGACAGCTGCTGCGCTACGCCGACGGTCTGCCGATCACCAAACGCCGCTACGACTACATCTTCAACCGCGTCCAGAACGAACTCGACTGGGCCAAGGCCATGGGCGTCACCGCCCACTGGCTCCGCCACACCACCCTGACCTGGGTCGAACGTCGCTTCGGCATCGGTGTCGCCCGTGCCTACGCCGGACACGCCGACAGCGGCAGTGACCTGACCACCACCACCTACGTCAAAGCCGACATCACCGAAGTCGCCAACGCCCTGTCCGCCCTGACCGGCGAACCACACCCGCTCGCACCCACCTGA